One genomic segment of Micromonospora sp. WMMC415 includes these proteins:
- a CDS encoding ABC transporter ATP-binding protein, with amino-acid sequence MGDELVRVEGVSRDYGSGDRVVHAVREVSFTAGRGELVAIRGRSGAGKTTLLNLIGGLDTPTAGRIHVAGHEVTSAGERELLELRRDTIGFVFQSFGLIPILSAAENVGMPMRLAKVPAAEREQRVAVLLELVGLGGHAAQRPYEMSGGQQQRVAIARALANDPPLLVADEPTGQLDSETGRSVMDLLRALVHARGMTALVATHDPTLMELADRVLVLRDGRLVEAGEPVPA; translated from the coding sequence ATGGGCGACGAGCTGGTACGCGTCGAGGGGGTCAGCCGCGACTACGGCAGCGGCGACCGGGTGGTGCACGCCGTGCGCGAGGTGTCCTTCACCGCCGGCCGCGGGGAGCTGGTGGCCATCCGGGGCCGCTCCGGCGCCGGCAAGACGACCCTGCTCAACCTGATCGGCGGCCTGGACACGCCCACCGCCGGGCGGATCCACGTCGCCGGGCACGAGGTGACCTCCGCCGGCGAGCGGGAACTGCTGGAGCTGCGCCGGGACACCATCGGTTTCGTGTTCCAGTCGTTCGGGCTGATCCCGATCCTGTCCGCGGCGGAGAACGTCGGGATGCCGATGCGCCTGGCGAAGGTGCCCGCCGCCGAACGGGAGCAGCGGGTGGCGGTGCTGCTGGAACTGGTCGGCCTCGGGGGGCACGCGGCGCAGCGCCCGTACGAGATGTCCGGCGGGCAGCAGCAGCGCGTGGCGATCGCCCGCGCGCTGGCCAACGACCCGCCGCTGCTGGTCGCCGACGAGCCGACCGGTCAGCTCGACTCGGAGACCGGCCGGTCGGTGATGGATCTGCTGCGGGCGCTCGTGCACGCCCGGGGGATGACCGCTCTGGTGGCCACCCACGACCCGACGCTGATGGAGCTGGCCGACCGGGTGC